The proteins below are encoded in one region of Neisseriales bacterium:
- a CDS encoding ferrous iron transport protein A — protein sequence MSSKTLEALACGCSAKITQLTKDALPFRRKLLAVGVIPGALVTMVQAAPLGDPLEIEVCGTRLCLRRSEAATIDVEECEYVG from the coding sequence ATGTCTTCCAAGACACTCGAAGCGTTAGCTTGCGGTTGTAGTGCAAAAATTACTCAATTAACGAAAGATGCCTTGCCATTTCGTAGGAAGCTTCTTGCCGTGGGGGTTATACCGGGTGCTTTGGTGACTATGGTTCAGGCAGCACCACTGGGTGATCCATTGGAAATTGAAGTGTGTGGCACTCGTCTTTGTTTACGGCGTAGTGAAGCGGCGACAATTGATGTTGAGGAGTGCGAATATGTTGGCTAA
- a CDS encoding exodeoxyribonuclease VII large subunit has protein sequence MKLSSLIDPTASLKLPKTVIRVSELNSLARAILEGYMPHQWIGGEISNWALSSSGHAYFSLKDDKAQVRCVIFRYQLAKLAFTPSNGGQVELYGQVSLYEPRGEFQITVEVIREAGLGKLYEAFNQLKNKLFQEGLFDVGKKRPLPSYPRAIGVITSMHASVLRDVVSTIQKQAAGLPIILYPTSVQGIDAPLQIIQAIQMANQRKEVDVLIICRGGGSIEDLAAFNDEAVVRTITTSSIPTISGVGHETDITLCDFAADYRAATPTAAATAASSDYITLQKQLDHARSNLQRTLIWQINNKAQRLDHMASRLISPWRKWVNQRDRLMGIYTQLTQVVFQHLRNCQTRLTHTTLYLRQQIPDLAPANNRIEQIQMKLQHAMRQKLNYLTEKVNRCHLQLSGLNPDLILQKGYVAVSKLDGTPVYAPDELTHGDRVTLRFKLGTTRAIIDKS, from the coding sequence ATGAAACTGAGTTCATTGATTGATCCAACAGCCTCATTAAAACTACCCAAAACAGTTATCCGTGTTTCTGAATTAAATAGTCTAGCCAGAGCTATTTTGGAAGGTTATATGCCGCACCAATGGATCGGTGGCGAAATATCCAACTGGGCTCTATCCTCTTCTGGCCATGCTTACTTTTCTCTTAAAGATGACAAAGCACAAGTACGGTGTGTAATATTTCGGTATCAATTGGCGAAACTAGCCTTCACGCCAAGCAATGGAGGGCAAGTTGAGCTGTATGGGCAGGTGTCGCTTTACGAACCACGTGGCGAATTTCAAATTACTGTTGAAGTCATCAGAGAAGCTGGGCTTGGCAAACTCTACGAGGCATTTAATCAACTTAAAAATAAGCTGTTTCAAGAGGGGCTTTTTGATGTTGGTAAAAAACGCCCTTTACCCTCTTACCCACGGGCTATTGGTGTTATCACATCCATGCATGCTTCGGTGCTAAGAGATGTGGTGAGTACCATTCAAAAACAAGCTGCTGGTTTACCTATTATTCTATACCCAACATCCGTGCAGGGTATTGATGCACCGCTACAAATTATCCAAGCCATTCAAATGGCTAATCAACGTAAAGAAGTAGATGTACTAATTATTTGTCGTGGTGGTGGCAGTATTGAAGATTTAGCGGCTTTTAATGATGAAGCGGTGGTACGCACAATAACTACTTCATCTATCCCGACAATCAGCGGAGTGGGTCATGAAACGGATATTACACTTTGTGATTTCGCGGCTGATTACCGAGCCGCTACGCCTACCGCAGCGGCGACTGCGGCATCTTCAGATTATATTACCTTGCAAAAACAGTTGGATCATGCTCGCTCCAATTTACAACGTACCCTTATATGGCAAATTAACAATAAAGCGCAGCGGCTAGATCATATGGCGTCTCGCCTTATTTCTCCTTGGCGTAAATGGGTAAATCAGCGTGACAGATTGATGGGTATTTATACGCAATTAACGCAGGTTGTTTTTCAACATTTACGCAATTGTCAAACGCGATTAACGCACACAACATTGTATTTGCGACAACAAATACCGGATCTTGCACCTGCTAATAATCGTATTGAGCAGATACAGATGAAATTACAGCATGCGATGCGGCAAAAACTAAACTACCTAACTGAAAAAGTGAATCGATGTCATCTTCAACTTTCTGGATTAAATCCAGATTTGATTCTGCAAAAGGGCTACGTAGCAGTGAGCAAATTAGATGGCACGCCTGTTTATGCGCCTGATGAATTGACCCATGGAGATCGCGTTACGTTACGGTTTAAGTTAGGAACTACTAGAGCGATTATTGACAAGTCCTGA
- a CDS encoding Trm112 family protein — protein MDTKFLAILVCPLCKGKLTYHPDDQELICYTHRLAYSIREDIPVMLPQEARPLNDNEIKPTIKHT, from the coding sequence ATGGATACAAAATTCTTGGCTATTCTAGTTTGCCCTTTATGTAAAGGCAAACTCACCTATCATCCAGATGACCAAGAATTAATCTGCTACACACATCGTCTAGCTTACTCAATACGAGAAGATATCCCAGTAATGTTGCCTCAGGAAGCGCGCCCATTAAATGATAACGAAATTAAACCAACCATTAAACACACATAA
- the adk gene encoding adenylate kinase, producing MKLILLGPPGAGKGTQSHFIQTQYGILQISTGDILRQAIRHQTPLGKIAKETVDKGQLVTDDVVIGLMLTRIAESDCQTGFLLDGFPRNLAQALALKKAAITMDYVIEIAVPDQVLVNRLAGRRIHPASGRTYHTLFNPPRKPDQDDLTGEPLIQRPDDEETTIKERLSVYHNETKILVDFYQNEARNTGKPCYQRVDGTQPIEVVKHTIFQVIGTPSL from the coding sequence ATGAAGCTTATCCTACTTGGACCACCTGGTGCTGGTAAAGGCACACAATCACATTTTATCCAAACGCAATATGGTATCTTGCAAATTTCAACGGGTGATATTTTACGACAAGCTATTCGACATCAAACTCCACTAGGTAAAATCGCTAAGGAAACTGTTGATAAGGGTCAATTGGTCACTGACGATGTTGTCATAGGGTTGATGTTAACACGCATTGCTGAATCGGACTGTCAGACTGGATTTTTATTAGATGGCTTTCCGCGCAATTTAGCGCAAGCACTTGCCTTAAAAAAGGCCGCTATCACAATGGACTATGTTATTGAAATTGCTGTACCCGATCAAGTACTCGTTAATCGCCTTGCTGGTCGCCGTATACATCCTGCTTCAGGGCGCACCTATCATACTTTATTTAATCCACCTCGGAAGCCTGATCAAGATGATCTGACTGGGGAGCCACTTATACAGCGACCAGATGATGAAGAAACCACGATCAAAGAGCGTTTATCGGTATACCATAATGAAACGAAAATCCTCGTTGATTTTTATCAAAACGAAGCGCGCAATACCGGTAAGCCATGCTATCAGCGTGTAGATGGTACGCAACCAATTGAAGTGGTTAAACATACCATTTTTCAGGTCATTGGAACACCATCACTTTAA
- the ppc gene encoding phosphoenolpyruvate carboxylase: protein MQPDKDLPIQRDLALLDQLFGEIILRHAGKHVFKLMQLLASSKATEKIIESSLASLDLRSVAALAHACSLYTQLYNIAEDVHRERRRRAHLLLGSSHRQGSLQYTLQKLKTKKVSVKRLFALIEQANIVPVLTAHPTEVQRQSILDGQRAVRNFLHQLDKDDLIEEERLVIIKKMQRTILMLWQTSAIRSFEMTVSNEIENGVLYYPLSFFAVLPRFYQKLETSLKALWKKTALPAIPSFLKIGSWIGGDRDGNPLIGYRVLQHTFKRQGEVLFQHYFEVLHVLYRELSLSVREVTVSPELEALASVSPDYTKARFEEPYRRAIARIEQRLSATALSLNLNVPKQRDPKDAYLNADAFLADLHVLSDSLISHGSELLVSGSLAKLQRSVTIFGFYLMPVDLRQHALSHQLLVNELFQQAGLECYLELDETQKITVLVRELSKPRPLYSDLLSYSKESQKELAVFRSAANIKMRFGAQAITQSIISHCSQVSEILALALICKETGLIYLDHNIPRTHIQLVPLFETIKVLHQCDQIMQKLFNIPWYRSLLHHAGNCQEVMLGYSDSNKDGGYLTSQWVLYRAEARLVKVFAQFGVKLQLFHGRGGSVGRGGGPSYQAIIAQPKGSVIGRLRITEQGEVITSKYADEHNSTRNLEAIVTATIEASLLSKPITDKDIHIMDELSGYAYQTYRALIEKPGFMQYFLEACPIKEIAKLNIGSRPVSRKNLSSFKDLRAIPWVFSWSQSRTMLPGWFGFGSAFDMFIAKHGQAGRQHLKNLYQRSAFFQMVLSNLEQVLAKTDMTIAKRYTKLVSDKQNAEAIFGLIEQEWHRTHQAFLWIANQTMLLENNAALAHSLSIRLPYLNALNWVQIKLLERFRQQPNDKEVLFIIHHTINGIAAGFRNSG, encoded by the coding sequence ATGCAACCGGATAAAGATTTACCTATTCAACGCGATTTAGCGCTTCTTGATCAATTGTTCGGCGAAATCATTTTACGACACGCTGGTAAGCATGTTTTTAAGTTGATGCAGTTGCTAGCAAGTAGCAAGGCTACCGAAAAAATTATTGAAAGTTCTTTAGCATCACTAGATTTGCGATCAGTGGCTGCTCTTGCCCATGCTTGCTCGCTTTATACGCAACTTTATAACATTGCTGAAGATGTCCATCGAGAGCGTCGCCGCCGAGCACATTTATTGCTTGGATCATCCCATCGTCAAGGCAGTCTTCAGTATACTTTACAGAAATTAAAAACAAAAAAAGTATCAGTGAAGCGTTTATTTGCTTTGATAGAACAAGCAAATATCGTACCTGTGTTGACTGCACATCCTACTGAAGTGCAACGCCAAAGTATCTTAGATGGCCAACGAGCCGTGCGTAATTTTTTACATCAATTGGATAAGGATGATCTTATTGAGGAAGAAAGGTTGGTGATTATTAAAAAAATGCAACGCACCATCCTTATGCTTTGGCAAACTTCTGCTATTCGCTCCTTTGAAATGACCGTATCTAATGAAATTGAAAACGGCGTACTGTACTATCCTCTATCTTTTTTTGCTGTGTTACCACGTTTTTATCAAAAGCTGGAAACTTCCCTCAAAGCGCTATGGAAAAAAACAGCTCTACCAGCCATACCGTCGTTTCTAAAAATTGGCAGTTGGATAGGAGGGGATCGAGACGGAAACCCACTCATTGGTTATAGGGTATTACAGCATACTTTTAAGCGGCAAGGAGAAGTACTATTTCAGCATTATTTTGAAGTGCTGCATGTGCTTTATCGAGAGTTGTCTTTGTCTGTACGTGAAGTCACTGTGTCACCCGAACTAGAGGCACTCGCTAGTGTTTCGCCTGACTACACTAAAGCCCGTTTTGAAGAGCCATATCGGCGTGCTATTGCAAGAATTGAGCAGCGTTTATCGGCGACTGCTTTATCTTTAAATTTGAATGTTCCGAAGCAACGCGATCCTAAGGATGCTTATCTAAATGCTGATGCCTTTCTTGCGGATCTTCACGTGCTATCCGATTCATTAATTTCGCACGGTAGTGAACTTTTAGTCAGTGGTTCGCTAGCTAAATTACAGCGATCGGTGACTATTTTTGGTTTTTATTTAATGCCCGTTGATTTGCGACAGCATGCTTTATCACATCAATTATTGGTCAATGAGTTATTTCAACAAGCAGGCCTCGAATGCTATCTTGAGCTGGATGAAACACAAAAAATAACGGTGCTTGTCCGAGAGCTCTCTAAACCACGACCGCTTTACTCTGACTTATTGTCCTATAGTAAGGAGAGCCAAAAAGAATTAGCCGTTTTTCGATCAGCAGCTAATATCAAAATGCGTTTTGGTGCCCAAGCCATTACGCAAAGCATCATTTCACATTGTTCACAGGTGAGTGAAATTTTAGCTTTAGCACTTATCTGTAAAGAAACAGGGCTCATTTATTTAGACCATAATATTCCTAGAACACACATTCAATTAGTGCCCTTGTTTGAGACCATTAAGGTATTGCATCAATGCGACCAGATTATGCAAAAACTTTTCAATATTCCTTGGTATCGCTCATTACTTCACCATGCTGGAAATTGTCAAGAAGTGATGTTGGGTTATTCAGATAGCAATAAAGATGGTGGCTATTTGACGAGCCAGTGGGTACTCTATCGAGCCGAAGCAAGACTGGTTAAAGTATTTGCGCAGTTCGGTGTTAAGCTGCAACTTTTTCACGGTCGTGGTGGATCAGTTGGGCGCGGTGGTGGGCCTTCTTATCAGGCCATTATTGCACAGCCGAAAGGCTCTGTGATCGGTAGGCTGCGTATTACCGAACAAGGAGAAGTCATTACTTCTAAATATGCTGATGAACATAACAGTACACGTAATTTAGAAGCGATTGTAACGGCTACAATTGAAGCAAGTCTGCTAAGCAAACCCATTACCGACAAAGATATCCATATCATGGATGAATTATCAGGTTATGCCTATCAGACCTATCGTGCATTAATTGAAAAGCCAGGCTTTATGCAGTATTTTCTAGAAGCGTGCCCGATCAAAGAAATTGCTAAATTGAATATTGGCAGTCGCCCCGTTTCACGCAAAAATTTATCTTCATTTAAAGATTTACGTGCTATTCCTTGGGTATTTTCTTGGTCACAATCTCGTACCATGCTGCCAGGCTGGTTTGGTTTTGGTAGTGCTTTTGATATGTTTATTGCCAAGCATGGTCAAGCCGGTCGCCAGCATTTAAAGAATTTATATCAACGCTCTGCTTTTTTTCAAATGGTACTTTCTAATTTAGAGCAGGTATTGGCCAAAACAGACATGACGATTGCTAAGCGCTACACGAAACTGGTATCTGATAAACAAAATGCTGAAGCGATTTTTGGTTTAATTGAACAAGAATGGCATCGCACGCATCAGGCTTTTTTGTGGATTGCTAACCAGACTATGTTACTAGAAAACAACGCTGCTTTAGCGCATAGCTTATCCATTCGACTGCCTTATTTGAACGCATTAAATTGGGTTCAAATCAAATTACTTGAACGGTTTCGCCAGCAACCAAATGATAAAGAAGTGCTTTTTATCATTCATCATACTATTAACGGTATTGCAGCAGGATTTCGTAATAGCGGTTAA
- a CDS encoding leucyl aminopeptidase, whose amino-acid sequence MEFAIKSSSSASIAKNWVIVGVYEDGTMPLRTQELDNLSSHVISDAIQAKELRGKTAAYLIFPCRKIIGIGLGAKDRINLSSYRKILKSAAQALKKTQATHVINYLTELSVKDCKIGHQIAEAISLFEDQYYQFRQFKTQQNEHNFPLRKVTLVVPTQAIQEARMGLINGQAIAQGVTLTKNLANLPSNICTPDYLANQACQLAKKTKIKVKVLKEKELIKLNMNALLAVAKGSVESPRLIVLNYQYATSKKTKPIVLVGKGITFDSGGISLKPALNMENMKFDMCGAASVLGTFQAVATMKLPINLIGLIPTCENLPSGHACKPGDIIKTMSGMTVEIFNTDAEGRLILCDALHYAKQFNPQYVVDIATLTGACLMTFGHIASALFANCDDLIKKIVDASEQSGDRTWPMPLWEDYDQQIKGRLADLVNIGGPTAGSITAAKFLSHFTKAYHWAHLDIAGIAYTKDKYATGRPVPLLVQFLQQYALEL is encoded by the coding sequence ATGGAATTTGCTATAAAAAGTAGCTCGTCAGCAAGCATCGCAAAGAACTGGGTAATTGTCGGAGTATATGAAGACGGTACAATGCCCTTACGTACACAAGAGTTGGACAATTTATCGAGTCATGTCATTAGCGATGCGATACAAGCAAAAGAATTACGTGGCAAAACAGCAGCTTATTTAATTTTCCCATGTAGAAAAATAATCGGCATAGGTCTTGGCGCAAAAGATCGAATTAATTTATCTTCTTATCGCAAAATACTAAAAAGTGCAGCACAAGCACTTAAAAAAACACAAGCTACGCATGTCATCAATTATTTGACCGAACTGTCGGTTAAAGATTGTAAAATAGGTCATCAAATAGCCGAAGCCATCAGCCTATTTGAAGATCAGTACTATCAGTTTCGCCAATTTAAGACGCAGCAAAATGAGCACAATTTTCCGCTACGCAAAGTTACTTTGGTTGTGCCTACTCAAGCCATTCAAGAAGCAAGAATGGGTCTTATTAATGGGCAAGCCATTGCACAAGGCGTAACATTAACTAAAAACTTAGCAAATCTACCTAGCAATATTTGCACACCAGACTATCTAGCTAACCAAGCTTGTCAACTTGCTAAAAAAACAAAAATCAAAGTAAAAGTACTCAAAGAAAAAGAGCTGATAAAGTTAAATATGAACGCCCTTTTAGCCGTGGCTAAAGGAAGCGTTGAATCGCCTCGATTGATTGTGTTGAACTACCAATATGCAACATCCAAAAAAACCAAACCTATTGTTTTAGTTGGTAAGGGTATCACTTTTGATTCGGGTGGTATCTCGCTTAAACCAGCGCTTAACATGGAAAACATGAAATTTGATATGTGTGGTGCCGCTTCTGTTTTGGGTACTTTTCAGGCTGTTGCAACAATGAAACTACCAATTAATTTAATCGGTCTTATTCCCACCTGTGAGAATTTGCCAAGCGGCCATGCCTGTAAGCCTGGTGATATTATTAAGACAATGAGTGGTATGACGGTAGAAATCTTTAATACCGATGCAGAAGGTCGCTTAATTTTATGTGATGCGCTACATTACGCAAAACAATTTAATCCACAATACGTCGTTGATATTGCTACCTTAACCGGAGCTTGTTTGATGACCTTTGGCCATATTGCCAGCGCTTTATTTGCCAACTGTGATGATTTGATCAAAAAAATAGTGGACGCTTCCGAGCAAAGCGGAGATCGCACTTGGCCTATGCCATTATGGGAAGATTACGATCAACAAATTAAAGGGCGGTTAGCTGATCTTGTTAATATTGGTGGTCCAACAGCTGGTTCCATTACAGCAGCAAAATTTCTGTCGCATTTTACTAAAGCATATCATTGGGCACATTTAGATATTGCTGGTATTGCTTATACGAAAGATAAATATGCAACAGGGCGACCAGTGCCATTACTTGTCCAGTTTTTACAGCAATACGCTTTAGAGCTTTAA
- a CDS encoding DNA polymerase III subunit chi: MSRVDFYYPLADVMAFARKLLQTAYHRQNRVFVLLANASVLQDFSVRLWCLKDDAFVPHCDIQAKEASETPIILGTSILEHNEKLPAILLNLTEDANPKNYAMSFERVLEMTQNTKESQAVAHERLIYYQNQAFEIYQHDMSASLVG, translated from the coding sequence ATGTCACGCGTTGACTTTTACTATCCTTTAGCAGATGTTATGGCTTTTGCAAGGAAGCTCTTACAAACTGCCTATCACAGGCAGAACCGTGTCTTTGTATTGCTTGCTAATGCTAGCGTGCTGCAAGATTTTAGTGTGCGTTTATGGTGTTTGAAAGATGATGCGTTTGTGCCGCATTGCGATATCCAAGCTAAAGAAGCGTCCGAAACACCTATCATTTTGGGAACAAGTATCCTGGAGCATAATGAAAAATTACCAGCTATTTTGCTGAACTTGACTGAGGATGCCAACCCTAAAAATTATGCCATGTCTTTTGAGCGAGTGTTAGAAATGACGCAAAATACTAAAGAATCACAAGCTGTTGCTCATGAACGGCTTATATATTACCAAAATCAAGCATTTGAAATATACCAGCATGATATGTCAGCAAGTTTGGTAGGATAA
- a CDS encoding MltA domain-containing protein yields MASYHPTQFSNLPNWPGQLTQATMNTFLKSCIKLTHQPHWQDVCKKAKALSQEPKAWRAFFETEFTPWQIVTPSTNYGLITGYYEPLLRGERLPRKNTPYSIYGIPKDMWQVLFPNTLHDRSVLVVRPLANQKMAVIANRIKPDKNEYILYPKKFWFDRQTTILSTRMVGNELIPYYTRSEIHQGYGVKDAPVIAWLENWVDLAYLQIQGSGRIQLEDNHTIRISYAASNGHPFVSIAKWLIKSQKLSTIQASQTGIKRWLNKHPTEFKKILTVNPHYVFFKEARIAEEEGPIGALGVPLSSTLSVAVDERYIPLGAPVYIATQHTTTNQLVFAQDKGSAIKGPLRLDWFLGYGKQAGLKAEKMHQLGSVWLFLPNHVVPSDIGLDAD; encoded by the coding sequence GTGGCAAGCTATCACCCAACACAATTTTCAAACTTGCCCAATTGGCCTGGTCAGTTAACCCAAGCCACCATGAATACTTTTCTAAAAAGTTGTATTAAGCTGACTCATCAACCACATTGGCAAGATGTGTGCAAAAAAGCCAAAGCGCTTTCACAAGAACCTAAAGCTTGGCGAGCTTTTTTTGAAACCGAATTTACGCCCTGGCAAATCGTTACACCATCAACTAATTATGGTCTTATCACCGGATACTATGAACCCCTTTTAAGGGGTGAACGTCTACCTCGCAAAAATACACCCTATTCTATCTATGGAATTCCAAAGGATATGTGGCAAGTACTCTTCCCTAACACTTTACATGATCGGTCTGTTTTAGTAGTACGCCCCTTAGCAAATCAAAAAATGGCAGTTATCGCCAATCGAATAAAACCTGACAAAAATGAATATATCCTTTACCCGAAGAAATTTTGGTTTGATCGCCAAACTACGATCTTATCAACGCGCATGGTAGGCAATGAACTCATTCCCTACTACACACGTAGCGAAATACACCAAGGCTATGGCGTGAAAGATGCACCTGTTATAGCATGGCTAGAAAATTGGGTAGATTTGGCTTATTTGCAAATACAAGGCTCGGGACGCATACAGCTAGAGGACAACCATACAATTCGGATCAGTTATGCGGCTAGTAACGGCCATCCCTTTGTATCAATCGCTAAATGGCTGATAAAATCACAAAAACTAAGTACCATTCAAGCTTCCCAAACTGGCATCAAGCGCTGGCTTAATAAGCATCCTACTGAATTTAAAAAAATATTGACTGTTAATCCACATTACGTTTTCTTCAAAGAGGCACGCATCGCCGAAGAAGAAGGTCCTATTGGTGCTTTAGGGGTTCCATTAAGTAGCACGCTAAGTGTTGCAGTTGATGAGCGTTATATACCGCTTGGCGCTCCCGTTTATATCGCCACACAACATACTACTACCAACCAATTGGTTTTTGCTCAAGATAAAGGAAGCGCGATTAAAGGACCACTTAGACTGGATTGGTTTTTGGGATACGGAAAACAAGCGGGACTTAAAGCCGAGAAAATGCACCAGCTAGGTAGTGTTTGGTTATTTTTACCCAATCATGTTGTGCCATCCGATATAGGACTTGATGCTGATTAG
- a CDS encoding potassium transporter Kup — MSTEFAIRNQSLTGITLAALGVVYGDIGTSPLYAVKECFLAEGLSAEPFNVLGFISLIFWAIMLVVCFKYVLFILKADSHQEGGIMVLMALARKRLRLSARWVVILLGLMGTALFYGDSAITPAISVLSASEGLQIVNVALAPYVLPMAIVILLVLFLIQRFGTARVGICFGPIMFIWFLTLAILGLLNIWQMPSILFALNPWHGIHFIWTYGSHSLLGLGAVVLALTGAEALYADMGHFGRRPIQYAWFSLVLPSLVLNYLGQGALLLRHPEALAESPFFLLAPNWALLPLVCLATIATVIASQSVISGAYSLTRQAIQLGFCPRMQIRHTSVQEMGQIYLPFINWVLLAIVLVIVLDFRSSSHLAAAYGIAVTGTMLTSTLLFFVVMHRHWHWPIFVAGGLTGLFLAIDLVFFSANIFKIMHGGWLPLVIGALIFTLMSTWWRGRRILSQRIQEQALPLQAFIKEVEISTPQRVQGTAIFLDRTAKGVPHALLHNLKHNKVLHERVVIMTIKTEDVPFIGSAERVEVSSLSPTFSRVVARYGFKETPNIPSIITACAERGLSFYLMETSFFLSKEALISTSRPGMAPWRERLFIWMSKNALRPTDFFQIPLDRVVELGAQVEL; from the coding sequence ATGTCTACTGAATTTGCAATCCGTAATCAGTCACTTACTGGTATCACGCTTGCAGCACTTGGTGTCGTGTACGGCGATATTGGTACAAGCCCGTTATATGCTGTCAAAGAATGTTTTTTAGCAGAAGGTTTGTCTGCTGAGCCCTTCAATGTATTGGGATTTATATCGCTAATTTTTTGGGCCATTATGTTGGTGGTTTGCTTCAAATATGTCCTATTTATTTTGAAAGCAGACAGCCATCAAGAAGGTGGCATCATGGTATTAATGGCGTTGGCACGTAAGCGACTGCGGCTTAGTGCACGCTGGGTTGTTATCTTATTGGGTTTGATGGGTACTGCTTTGTTTTATGGTGACTCTGCCATTACGCCTGCTATTTCTGTGTTGTCTGCTTCTGAAGGATTGCAAATTGTTAATGTGGCATTGGCGCCTTATGTGTTGCCGATGGCTATCGTGATTTTACTGGTTTTGTTTTTGATTCAGCGTTTTGGTACAGCGAGGGTAGGGATTTGTTTTGGCCCTATTATGTTTATATGGTTTTTGACGCTTGCTATACTAGGCCTACTTAATATTTGGCAAATGCCTAGCATCTTGTTTGCTTTAAATCCTTGGCACGGCATCCATTTTATATGGACCTATGGCAGCCATTCCTTGTTGGGATTAGGAGCCGTTGTATTAGCTCTCACAGGTGCCGAAGCACTCTATGCTGATATGGGTCATTTTGGACGTCGTCCAATCCAATATGCATGGTTTAGTCTTGTCTTACCGAGTTTAGTTTTAAATTACCTTGGGCAGGGCGCTTTATTACTGCGTCACCCTGAAGCACTAGCAGAGAGCCCGTTTTTCTTATTAGCACCCAATTGGGCGCTTCTTCCCTTGGTTTGTTTGGCTACTATTGCAACGGTTATTGCTTCGCAATCGGTTATTTCTGGAGCTTACTCTTTAACGCGTCAAGCTATACAGCTGGGTTTTTGTCCACGCATGCAAATTCGTCATACTTCTGTACAAGAAATGGGTCAAATTTATTTGCCTTTTATTAATTGGGTATTATTGGCCATTGTCTTAGTGATTGTGTTGGATTTTCGCTCGTCCAGCCATTTGGCAGCGGCTTATGGTATTGCGGTAACCGGTACGATGCTTACTTCTACTTTACTTTTCTTCGTGGTGATGCATCGGCATTGGCATTGGCCAATTTTTGTAGCGGGGGGGCTAACCGGTCTTTTCTTGGCGATTGATCTGGTCTTTTTCAGTGCTAATATCTTTAAAATTATGCATGGAGGATGGTTACCACTTGTGATTGGTGCATTGATCTTTACATTGATGAGCACATGGTGGCGTGGACGCCGAATACTTTCTCAACGTATTCAAGAGCAAGCTTTACCGCTCCAAGCTTTCATCAAAGAAGTAGAAATATCAACTCCCCAACGTGTTCAGGGTACCGCTATCTTCCTAGATAGAACTGCTAAGGGTGTGCCACATGCTTTATTACATAACCTAAAACACAATAAGGTATTGCATGAGCGTGTTGTGATCATGACGATTAAAACGGAGGATGTACCTTTTATTGGGTCTGCTGAACGTGTGGAGGTAAGTTCTCTGTCACCAACATTCTCGCGCGTTGTTGCGCGCTATGGTTTTAAAGAAACGCCTAATATACCTAGTATCATTACTGCTTGTGCAGAAAGAGGGTTATCATTTTATCTGATGGAAACATCATTTTTCTTATCCAAAGAAGCGCTTATTTCTACATCGCGTCCTGGCATGGCACCTTGGCGCGAACGTTTATTTATTTGGATGAGCAAGAATGCTTTAAGACCAACAGATTTTTTTCAGATTCCTTTAGACCGTGTTGTCGAATTAGGTGCCCAGGTTGAGTTGTAG